The DNA region GCATGATTCCATAATCACTTACAGGAGGCTTGTTGATCCTGGCCCAATGACAAAAGATTGTACTGTGGTCACTTACCAGCCACAGGATGGCAGTAGCATCTCAGGAACTGAATTTCACTATGTTATCTATGACAGCCCTTTCCTGTATGGGAAAAACCATGTCTTTTATACAAaccatatttatacatttatatattgtttatcATATTTCATATATGAAATGAtgaatgttgtttttatatTGGTATGCATCTAAAAATGGGGGAGATTTTGTTTACTATGACAGTGTGTTAAGTTCTATTATTCTATATGTATAAAGCAGTCCAGTATTCTtgacaaataatgaattaattatgaaAGTTAGAGTTTGCTTAAAACTAAAACAATCTTTTTTTAGGCATCTCAGATGTTCCTTGTTGTGGTtaatttctctcactctctttcacagATTGAATTCAGCTATAATTGGAACCCCCATTACTCTGTTCACCACCAATTACAGATACACTCCCAGTTCTACTGTGTGCAGTCGAGGGAAAGGTGAGGAGGGGGAGGGATGTTATGTAACATCACAGCTTCTGTTGTGTTCGCCTTAAAGGAGTAGTCCCGTTCCAACCAATTTTGATTGTTTTGAAATGCTTAGAACAGCAGGGCAAAAACCTCCAACAGGCCTCCACAGGACATAGTCCTCTGCATGCAGTTTCATTTTCACAATAGTGTTAAGTCATCAAAATCATAAAACACCACACCAGTTCAATGACACCACACATAATTAAAATTTCCATAAAATGTAACATacctataaaaaaaaacttttatcaGAATTATTTTTAGTCACTGCCTACTCATTAATTTAATTGCAAGTTTTTCAAAATTACCAGCCTCAGTGACGTATGGCTGAGAAAATATGGGAGATTTATTTatggggcgcagcaggtagtgtcgcagtcacacagctccagggacctggaggttgtgggttcgagtcccgctccaggtgactgtctgtgaggagtttgatgtgttctccccgtgtccgcataggtttcctctgggtgcacaagtttcctccaacggtccaaaaacagacgttgttaggtggattggcgactcataagtgtgtgtgtgtatgtatcgccctgtgaaggactggtgccagggcgtattcctgccttgcgcccaattattccaggtaggctccagacccactgtgaccctgaactggataagtggttacagacaatgaatgaatgaatgtcactttGTCTATCTTATAAAACTACCACATAGACATGTTAACAAGGTCAAAAACCTTTAAGATACTTGGACTATGGGTCAAATATCTGTAACCATATTGTTCATGGGGTTAAAAGGCACCTACATAAGAATTTCCTGTTAACTCACAAAATCCTAAATAAATAGACATTTTCATTAAAAGGCTAGGTTCATCCTAGAAAGGGACATGCTAACTGATGCTTGAAAAAAAACGATGAAAACGTTTGATGAGAATGAGTACTGAATGTGCTGCAATTTGAAAAATACTCACTTGTTTATCTTTTGATCAGTGGATGTATGTGCTTCTTTGGCAtctctgtctgttgctctgtggGGGGAAAAAGCTGCGCCTGTTAACTCTGGAGATCAGCACACATCTGCTGTAGCAGTGATGCATGATGCTGACCTTTCCGACAAGATCTTTTGGCACAACACTATGCGAGCGTGGATTGCTTGACTAATTACTGTGTGCACAAAGCAGCAACACCTAGTCATTCATTTGGCACAACAGTGGCTTCAAGCTGCAAAAAGCAAAGGTTTAGGTTTGATTGTTCTCTTTCTGCATGTTTTTATGGCTGTGCATTTCATATTAATTGCATAATTTTAGCCTCTTCAAATAGTTCATTTAGCATCAGAATTAATAGCTGGTAACTGCACTGTTGCTCAGTGAGATAATATTCATATCAGCTAATTCAGTTCTCACATGAGATAATTCAATTCTCAAATCAGATTCTTCAGTCGAGTGTAATTTGTAAATGCTGGAGAATACATATTCTGTGGGAGGTTTAACAAGGCTTCTACATATATTTTCTACAAAAATTGCCATTAATTGAGTTAAGTAACTTATTTTTTCAgcatcaaatataaaatataaattatatatttaatatatatatattaataactttttttttttcctattctGAACATATCTTGTTatttactactattattattattattattattattagtagtagtagtagtagtagtagtattttacTAACTTTAGGACTTTTTCCATGTCTTTTTTTCTAATTTATATTCTTTGAACCTTCCTAATTAAAGTAGATAAttgtatattgttgctgtccgattaaaaacacgtatcccCATTTTTACTGGTTTTCACTTTTTGACgtgttaaatgtttatattaatcTTTATCATAGCAGCTAATAACAAAATCATCAACAAAAAGCTGAAAAATCACTCAGTTTCTTTAACAAGTATCTTCATTGGCTGCTAGACCTTTTCATCAAAACCGCATTCCCTCCACCCCTTCCCCATTCTCCCGATACTGTCTGAGTGTTCATGCTAAAATTAACGACTGTTTACGTTTAGTCACCTGAAATATTAGAGCAGCATGGCTATAATTAGGGATTAAATATGCTGATTTTGAATACGTATAGTAATGATAGACTCTGCTTTTGCTGAAATATTGATTCAGAATATCAGTGTTTTAGGAGAAGTTGGATGTGGTTCTCTGGGATTCACTAAAAGAAATCCGTGTTTGTCAATATTTTCTGTCTACAATACACGCCAAGTCCattttacatatacatttttttgacATGCGTCCCAATaaagatgtttttaaatttctgaTCTGTAATGGGTATAAATCGTGTTAtttgtggtttattttttactgttaaCATTAAAGAAATCTTTTCCTTTTCCTGAAAAGGTACACttttggagataaatgtttttaatcgcacagcaacaatatattttcagaaaaattGCCTAAAGATTTTCACAGaaccaaccacacacacacgcaaacacacaatTTTCAGAATGAATTAAATACTTGAAAATTTTTCTCTGAATATTGCACAGTATTTTAGATTTAAATTTTGGTCATTTCTTGTTAACCATATTCATTTGCAGATATCACCCAAGCCATTCAAGATATCACCAATGTCAAGCCTCGCCAAAAAAATCTGGCCAAGAAAGTGACCAAAAAGAAAGAGCTCACTCCCAAAGATGTGATGGACAGTGGGCAGGAGGAGAGGGGAGCTGGAGAGTGTACAgatgaggagagaagaggaacagaggaggttGAAGAGGAGGTGAAACAAGAGGATCACACCCCCCTGTTCAAGGGGTTCACCCGCGAAGACGTGCCCGATGGTGCTCAGATCAGCAAGGCCTTTGACACACTCTGCAACATCGTTCGTGACAGGATGCGCAAGTACAAAAAACCTGAGCCCATTGCTGACTTCTTCACTAAGGGCCGCTATGTCTTGGTAACAGGAGAGTCCAGCTACATAGACCCCTGCTTCTATACGTCCATACCTTCCGCAGGCCACATTTTTGTCACCATCTGCGATGATACAGTGCCCCCATATGAACCCTATGATCGCAAAACTCCCTCTCCCACCCCCAGCCCCTCTCCTGTCCCTGCTCCTATTCCGCTGTCTCCTTCCACTCCCTCAGACAATGGCAAGGCATATAAGGGTAAAGGAAAGGAAGATGGCAATGACAGAAAAGTAGGACACCATGGGAAAAATGGAGATTCCGACAAAGCCAGAGATCCAAGAAGCCCAACTCCAACTCCTGGTCCTATCCCATGCCCTGACAGCATGCCCCGAGGTCCTTGTCCTGCCCCAGAACCCTGCCAACCTTCAGCTCATCGAGGAGCCAAAGACAACGGTGCAGAAGACAGCAACAGGAGAAGGGGACCCTCACCTCCTTCCAGAAACCACACCCCAGACTCCTTGCACTATGAGAAAGTAGAGGTAGTGGAGTCTGTGGAGAAGCTCTCTCCCAACAACAAAGTCAAGGGCTATGAGGAAACGGCTATGGTGGTGGAGACAATGATTGAGAAGACCAGCAAAAAGAAGCATGGAGACCGGTCCACGTAAGAAGCTACTTCTTTTGGTCActgaccaaaaaataaaaacaggggaaaaaaacaggaaaaaaatacattccATTTGCCATTCCTGCCTCTCTTCGGCTCCAGCTCTGCTATGTAACTGCCCCTGTGCTGCTTAACTACTCCCTGCACCAACTCCTTTGGCCTTTACTGTCTGAAAACTTGGGAAtctcaaaaaaaataaagccacAATCCTTCATCCCAAGCTCCCCAACAAAGACCATTTTGGATAAATTCtataaactaaaatatagtGCTTGTTTCTAATTGGAATAATGCTACTGCTCTCATAAATATCCAGCCCCTCCAAACTCCAGAAAGCCCATAGTTCAAGAGATTGAGTTGCTTCCATTTTGTTCATTTGGACTATTAGTAATTGCTGATCACACAGTCCTGCTGTGTATTATTGcttaacaaataaaaatcaaaacGTCCAAACGGCCTGTTTTGATGTGTCTGATTTTCAAGGCAATAGTTTGGCAAAAAATAAAGTTGATTTTACTGCCCATTCAACTGTCCGTAGTTATCAATTTTTTTCCGATCCTGTATGTTGCGTAGCTAAAACAGATGTAGCAAGCATTATGAAGTCTGAATGTTGTGTAAAGCGTCTCATGGAACTTACCTACACACATTTATCGGGCTATATATCTGTCCACAATGTGATGAGAAATTAGCTGTCCATTAACCTTTAATGCTTCATAAGAGGCACCTCACGTCAGTTTCAGCTCAAACcttcaaaaatataataataattaaaaataattaaaaatacatttttgaaaataaataatgcaggCATAGACTTCTAACCATATTCTTAACACTGTTCAAGTGTAAGCCTTGGCACTATGACAGTGTATTATACCCTGTACATCAAGCAGGGTGTGTGCAAAATCTTTCCTTCTTCACACTGGACTGAAAGTGTTTCTCTTAGTGAGCCAGCTGGAGATGACACTCATCCATTTTTCATGAAGGTGATCTGCTGAAGTGCAGATGTGACCTATGCATAATCTACTCTTACAGCCGGAAAGACCTAAGAATCTGTTAGTTTCAGCTTGTAGTCTCCCTCACACAAAATTTACATCGAAATAAAAAGCCTGATTACTGGGGAAGCTTCTGTCCATGTACTACAGCACAAGTCAGTCTTTATATGGAGAAACTAAAAAGAATAGTACAGTCACAGGTCCAGTTCAGTTCATGCTCCAGTATAAATAACAGACTTCATGAACCACGGTTAAGTTTGATTTTTCCATAGACACTTTGGGCAAAACATCCTCTCTGTCACTCAAGTGCTTTAACAAACAGCAGAACAgatttattattagatatatAGAAGGATATGAAATATGCTATAGTTGGCCACAGGTTGTGAGCACACATCATCCATCCCTATCTTCAGATATAAACAGCTCGTCCTCACCAAAatgtaacagaaaaaaatatcactgTTGTGTTTGCAAGGTACTAAATGTTAGGCAGCTAAAAGCAGCTAGAACACATAAGGTCATTTACAGTCACAAACTGTACAGCAGTTGTCTTTGTAGAGGTGGCAAGACAGCAAGGTAAGCAAGAACTTCATATAATATCTATATATTCtgtgtatatacattttttcagaaattgtaaaaaataaaaccagaaaaaaatattacagaaagcaAGACATAATATTTTCATCTGTAGGGCAGTTAATTTTGAGAATATACTTTTTATTATAATAGGGCTACATGACACATTCATCCAATGGGTGAGTGTAACCATGAAGAAAGGAATAAAACTAAAAGGAATGCAGAAGAAGAAgcgagaaagtgagaaagataTACACTGAGAGAGCTAAAGAAagactgagaaagagaaaagccAGGGTTCATGCAGGGCTGTCCTGGGGCTAGTTGCTTTTACTCATCAGGCTCTTGAGGCTCCTCTCCACAGCCTCATCCAGCTCCTCCTCTAGCTCCTCCTTTTTGGACATGGCCAGTTTGGACTGGTAGTCCCTCACCACCTGGTCAATGTAAGGTGCGCTCTGTGTCCCATGCAGCATGAGGGTCCACTCCTTAAGCGTTCCGCTCTGAGGGGCTTCATCACGGAAGCCCACATCCAACAGCCAGGTGCCGCGGGGGTCCtctccccaggtgtgtgtggtCATGAAGGGCCACTTGTCAAAGCCCACTTTGGAGTCGGCATCGCGTGGCCGGCGGCTCAGCAGGATGGACTTGGTGCCCATGGGTGAGGTCATATTGATGGTCAGGTCGCCACGGCGACTGGCATTCACCGTCACAACAGCCTGCACATGCTCCAGGTAACGCACAAAGTTTTCTTTGCCCTGGCAGGCATCCGTGGAGATGGTCAGCGAAAGCTTCTCACCCGACTGGATtttactgcagagagagagagacagacagacagaaagagaaatgttGCACCTTTAGCCACATGCACTTATTCAGAACATGTTCAGGGATGTCATAGCTTACCAGATCATTTTtcctatgattttttttatatggtgcttttccactgcatgcttTACTCAATCTTACATAGCTTTACTCTATTGGTCACTagttggttttccactataaAGCCCCCTGAAATGTAGCCTGTGACATTGCATAAAACAATTTCTTATGGGGAATTcaagctttgaaaaccacaacaatggtggcagtaacattaagcattgtttactcatagAGTGTTCAgatgtagttttttttgggaACTGACCACAGCTCCTTGCCCCAGCTCAGACAGATCAGTGGAGTTTTCTCTTTGGCCAAACAGCACTCGGCAAAGTTCACAGGTCACATGTAGCCCCTACTTGGCTCTCTTGGAACCTCAGGGGTTAAAAAAGGACCTACCCAAAACCTACCTAAGAACCAGTGAGACAGCTTCAAAAATTCgatataaatatgaatttgaTGTTTACTGTTATCTACAAGTTGGTTCTTATTTCCTTGTACTTAATTTGGCGAGCCACACATTAGTGATTTTAAAGAAACCTAAgatcaatttaaataaaaaaaaataaataaataaaaatgacattttaatcaTATGGAATTCTGATGGTATTCCAGTTTTTGAAAGTAAGAATTACCAGATTTGGCCTATTCATTACCAAATCATCGAACTTTCGTCAAAAAGACAGACGAGCAAATATATGCATCCCATGCCTATGGTTTAGTGATAGTAAGCCTAATATGATCACATTTTTGATTGCTTTTGTGTCAGACCTTTATTCCAGAACAAACTGGAATTAGTGGAAAGACTCTGAAAACAGGGAGCATACAAGCAAAGTCCATTCATTAATCTGTTCTACAGACACTGTTGCACATCCTCTCATGAGAAACACAAAGCAATTTAATGGCAAATATGTTTGTGACTTCTTTCTACACCGTGATAGTGGCTCATATGCCTGGCAGACACCAGAACCACCTCTAAGAACAGAGCGAAATAATTTTGAACATGCAATGTTAGGTATACATGCTGAACCAGTAACGGGTGTCAAAGGCCCATCCCCTTTGATGGAGCTGACAAATTACACACAGTGCCTGTCTAGGCACCATCAGACAACTTGCATTTCTATGGCTAGATGGTAATTACCATGAGAAAGATTGGTATTTGGGCACAAATACCAGCATTATAGACAAGCAGTTGCTTGCCATTAAACCACCTGTAGAAGTCACAAGGGCACCAAGGTCAATCAGTGACCAAAAATATTGGAAAGCCAATAAATAGAGGTCATTTTTGCTCTTTTATTCATTGACTGTGTTGAATGACATTTTAAAGAAGTACTACTGGActcttattttcttttattattaatttttgcaATGCACATTCTACTCCAGGATGCCATCAAAGTGAGCCATGTGGATATGGCAGAATAAGCACTTTGCAAATGTATGCATAACTTGCTAACTATATGCTGCTGCTAATGTTTCATTCAATGTGCATTTGCTGATGCATATGGCAGAAAGTGTGCACAACTGGGGAACATTTCCATTTGAGTCCTTTAATGGAACCACGCATGTGCCCACTCAGATAAGAAATTCCTCAGGTGGAGGGTCTATTCTAAAGAGCTGAAAGACACATGGCTACTgcaaattaaagcaaatttttTTTACAGGGCATGTCCAGCCTTACAAAGAGGTTTACAGAGTTTCACAGCCATGTGATAGGCTTTGGCTGCCCAAAAGAGGTCTGTATGTCTTTTTTTGCAGAGGATAGCTATCAAAAATCAAAAAATTGGAGTAACTGTCCACTCAGGTTTATTTTACCACCACTTCATTTGTAATGGTGTTGTATATCATTCTTATAATAACATAACCCTTACAAAGAGAAATAGTTGAGTTGTACAGTTAATAAATGGGACCATATGTAAAATGATGAGTTTGGTGGATATCAAATCAGAAGATGATGATGTAGACTATACTGTGTTTTGATAAAATAACAGgcaaagtattaaaaaaaattacagataGAGTATATTGAATATATACTGAATATATCATCTATATTTATGATTGAAGTGTCAGACATCATTAATATATTTGCAGTGCATTCTGTCTCATTCAAAAGAAAATGTGTATTTGTTATGTCAAATAATAAGATGTATGTTACTTCACTGCCCAAAAATGTTGAAAGAGACTAATGATGTTAATTCAGAAAAACAGGATTAGGGGACATTATGTAAAGCAGTAGAGGACTTTTTCTGATTAAAGTTTTGAATGAACTCAGAtgatagtcacatatatagttATACTTTATACTAATTTTATACTTTATATTAGTATAAAGTATAGTTATACTTTATACTATTTATTCTAATAGTGCAAACTATtcggttttacagtttttaaagattattGCCACCAAAATATTTCTTTCTCCATTGCCATCTAGTTTTCCACTCTGTTGAATTAAATACCTTCATGTACtaactaaaatgtaaaatgtgaaatTGACCTGAAATGCTGTTGGAATGAGAAAGAATATTATATCGTTACAGAGTCTAAAATTGTACTGAGTAAAATATTCTTTGTAAATATCATTAGAAATACATatactaaaatataaaaaaatgtatataaatttcAACATTccatgtttcttgtttatttaggATACTACTTGGAACCATGTGAGAAGTAATTGTATGTAATGAAATTCAAATAAATTTGAactaaaataaatgtcattaaGTACACTTATTTTGTgttgaaatataataataaatatatttattgaaattcaactaaaatttaattaaaatacatttcacggtaatatatatatatttttgttaagtttatttttattcatttgttttaaaattgtgATTAAAATTAACTTCAAAGTATGACATGAATAcatgaaattaatatatttttagcaTATTTCATTTAACTACATAAATGTATTTGCAACATGCTTGGTAAgatttcaatgtattttaaatacagTTAAGTATGATATTTTTTCCTAGGGCAAGTAACAAAATTGcgtaatggaaaagcaaaagagccgagtTGAGTAGGgttcatgcagtggaaaagcacaaataGCCTCCTGTGGAACAGCTGATCCTCCCTTTGTCCTTACATCCTTACATATCACACCAAACCCAAGCATTAGACTGAATATGCAGCCACAATGTCCAACCTTCTTTCCTGATGTTATCTGATCTTTCCTTTGATTTAATTGCAGATCCCTGTActtagggggggggggcaaccaTAAATTTGCCCTGCCAATTTAATTTTTCTCATCTCTGAAGGACAAACTTGTACAGATTTGTAGCTTAAGGGCTAAGATTATATCCAAAGTGAggtctgtgactgtgtgtgtggctgcTGATTCAGCATAAACTGCCCTAATTTTTACCCAAAGGAATTTTAAACAATGTCAACAGGCAGTTAATAGCTGATATATTTTCTAGTATAGTTCAAGCTGagttaaaaatcattaaaattgCTGTTGACAAGTGTGAAAGTGTGGCCCTTCGACAACAGCTCTGAATGCCACTGAAAAACGGTTGACAAAAATGTTCTTATTCACTATCCTTGATCACCTAATGCTTGTGAGAAAAAATAATTGctgaataataatattaataatacaaaaacTAGTAAGACTAGACTAGTAGACTGGTGGAAACTGGTATTAACAGATAATACAGTTAGATTGGACTAAATCAGATCAGTGTGTACCCACTGACCCAACACAATACTTGCAGAGGTACTATTAATGCAGTCGTATATAATATAGTAATATATAATGGCAGGCTAATTTAGTAAATGGACCTTTGCCAAACCATGAAGCCCAAGTCAAGCAAATACTTTCTCTCCAAATACTAATATGCCAATGTGTTTTTATGGCCATGTGTGCACAACAAGCTGAAGAAACAAACTGAACCCTCAATTCCTGCTCTGGAAAAAGACTGCAATTTTGCAATTATTCCTCTCTGGATGGGCTGGTTTAATAAGAAGGAGACTGTGAAAAAATAGGCCACAGCAAAACTCTATTATGTCCTCCTTTTTTCAATAATGCACCACCCTGCTGCCAAGCAAATTGCTTTGGCCAGATGAAGGGATCTTGTCCTCGCCATAAGAGGCGgtgctttttgttgttgttctagcACAAAGGCGCAGGGCTGCTGACAGGCTGTTTTGTGCCGCCGGGATGATAACGGCGGAAGGCTAGAGCGAGCGACCATAAAGTGGACGTAATGGCATTATCAGAGGCAGGTTTCCCAGCCTGGTCCATTACTGCACTCAGAttaaccatgtgtgtgtgtgtgtgtgtgtgtgtgtgtgtgtgtgtgtgtgtgtgtgtgtgtgcagttacGAGAGTTTGTCGTGTTTCCTGGGAAACTAATTCATAGACGTACCTCAACATAAGAAGACACAAGACTACGTAAGAGTCAGACATGTGCGGGTGTACAAGTAGGCCATTTAAAGTCATGTATTGAAGTGAATCCTATGGGGTACAGTTACAGTACTGAAAACAAAAACTAGCAATCGAAAGTCATAAAAGTGtcacatttaatattttcaggGAGACATCTAGAGCAAACGGGAACTTCTATTGATTTGAATAAAttcttttaattaatataaCACAAGCAGTAAGTTGCCATTATACCCTTTTTGTCTGTATACCCATTTTTACATATACGTCTCAGACAGATATGTAAATGATTACAGTCTTGTGGGTCTTGCCACAAGAGCATGTAAAAGTGTTTTCCCGCTCTGCACTAAAAAACTTTTTGTAGTGTACCTCTTGGTGAGTGATCTTTGACTGCTAGATACTCAAAGCCATTTTGCCCAGTGGCCAGACTATGAGAGGAGACAGATCATTGGACTGAGAGAAGCAGGGTGGTCATTTTTATGAACTGCGTGCCATCTAGTCTGTTCTGAACAAGCTGTTAGGGGTTGTTGGGAGCAGTGGTGTCATGAACGAGAAACCTGGACTGCTATGGACTAGAATCATATCGTCTTCAACAATGAATCCAGG from Hoplias malabaricus isolate fHopMal1 chromosome 8, fHopMal1.hap1, whole genome shotgun sequence includes:
- the LOC136705734 gene encoding filensin produces the protein MFKSTFRREVRKTYERSDVFEEPRSPERDETPRAPPAAWQSLQDLNSRFSRYITRARVLEQRNAAFRAQLETLQRTEEAAALEHALREQISANTQRARELRAQRAKLQRELQDAERALNEYSSRYRNECEYQEELRGTLEQLNKEADAALLKNLEYQIESQFLHDDINSTRDRHKKNLAEIQTYVNILHQINQTFVLLSNMSVGISEERLIAQRRVPALQSQLEEYKSAICQLQAQKHRLHTETSMLEQTIKSTQESYDDEIQLYNEQIELLRKEIEEAERSLEKYTNECRQLAIYQTSLENELERYKRIIENEDNRLNSAIIGTPITLFTTNYRYTPSSTVCSRGKDITQAIQDITNVKPRQKNLAKKVTKKKELTPKDVMDSGQEERGAGECTDEERRGTEEVEEEVKQEDHTPLFKGFTREDVPDGAQISKAFDTLCNIVRDRMRKYKKPEPIADFFTKGRYVLVTGESSYIDPCFYTSIPSAGHIFVTICDDTVPPYEPYDRKTPSPTPSPSPVPAPIPLSPSTPSDNGKAYKGKGKEDGNDRKVGHHGKNGDSDKARDPRSPTPTPGPIPCPDSMPRGPCPAPEPCQPSAHRGAKDNGAEDSNRRRGPSPPSRNHTPDSLHYEKVEVVESVEKLSPNNKVKGYEETAMVVETMIEKTSKKKHGDRST